CCGCTTTGTTTTATGAAAAACCAATAAATCCGATTCTTTTCCATTCTTAGAAATCGATATTAAGAATCATCTCCGGATGGTTTGACAAAAATCAATTTTCGGACCTTCTCCACTTTACTCGAAATTATTTGCGAATTTTCGCCCGACAATACCGTGACAAAAAGTTCTTTGCTTTCTCTTTCTGAATGAGAAAGTTGGAACCAATATAAAGGAGTAATCCATGAAAACTCGGGCAATCCTGATTTCCCTTTTTGTTTCCATTCTCTCCCTCACCTTTCTATTGAACTGCGGAGATAAAGAAAAACCGAAAGAAGAAGCTGCACCTGTAGCAAGCGCAGCAACTTTAAGTCCGGAAGTAGAAGAAGGTAAGAAACTTTTTCTTGAAAACGGCTGTAACGCATGTCACGGAGATAGTGGTGCTGGAGACGGAGCGGCTGCGGCTAGCTTGAATCCAAAACCTAGAAATTACAAAGCACCTGCAAACGAGTGGAAAAATGGTCCTACGGAAGCAGGGGTTTTGAAAACTTTGAATAACGGAATTCCAAGCAATCCTGTGATGACTTCCTACAAGTTCTTAGGCGACGAAAAACTTAAAAAAATTGCTAAGTACGTAATCTACTTAAACCAAAATTAATTCCAATTCTTCGGGAGTCCGAGAGGGCTCCCTTCTTGATTTTTTCTCACTTTTCTTCTGGAAGTTTTCCACCCCCATTTCAACCTAGCTTTGTGAGCCAATCCCCTTCTTTACCACATTGCGATAGTTGCGGAACGGACAGAAAATCCCCTCTTTCCAGAGAGGTGAAAACTTACGGTAATTGGGCCTGGTTTTTGATCCTTTTCGGGATCTCTTCCAAACCTACTACCGTTTCCTTTCAATGTTCCCGATGCGGCCAGGTTTTCGACAGACTTTCTCCAGAGGAGCTAGAGCACCACGTTTAATCGGAGGGAGTTCCCCCCGGATGAGCGGTTTTCCCAAGGAAACGGGATTGACTGTCTTCAGGAGGGAAGGTCTTTTGTGCTAAATAAGGCAGATGTCTGACGAATTCAAAATAAACGTGGATCTTGAACCGAATGTTCCGGTGATCCATATCTCTGGAGAAATTACCTCCGAAGCGGATGACGAAATTTTAGGGAAATACCAATCCATTCCCGAACAACGAAGAACCAGGGTCATTTTGAATTTCCACGGAACGTCTTACATCAATTCGGCGGGGCTTGCTACATTGATCAGTTTGATTACCAAAGCAAGTGAATCTTCTTCCAAAATTGAATTTGCGGGTCTAAACGATCATTTCAGAAAAGTAATGGATATCGTTGGTCTTACGGATTTCGTCTTAATCCATAACACTCTGCAAGAAGCTCTCAGTTAAGGGATTAGTCCCTTCTTCTTAAAATCTTCCACAACTAATTCCAGATCTTCGGGTGTATCCACACTCAGTGCCGCGCGACTTGCTATAAATACTCCAATCGAATGTCCGGCTTCCATTGCCCTCAATTGTTCGAGAGACTCTGATTCTTCTAACACGCTTGGGGGAAGATCAGGATATCCAAGTAAGAAGTCTCGATCGTATCCGTAGATCCCCAGATGTCTATAAGCTGGGACCGTTTTTTTGAATTGGCTAGGGATGGCGGAACGGGAGAAGTAGAGTGCCTTTCCGTTTTTGTCCAAGACCACTTTGACCCTGTTAGGATCTGAAATTTCTTTTTCTTCCAATCGAACTGCAGCGGTGCTCATCGCCCAATCCGGTCTTTCCAGTTTGAGTTTTGCCACTCCGTCAATGAGCTCGGATTCTATTCCAGGTTCGTCACCTTGGATATTGATTATAATTCCAGAGTCAGGATATTTGAGTGCAACTTCTCGGATCCTATCCGTTCCGGAAGGATGATCCGGAGAAGTCATTACCGCCTTACCACCGTTATCTGAAACGATTTTTAGGATCCTTTCGTCGTCGGTAGCAACGACCACTTCGTGGAGTAGAGAGGACTTTAGAGAATTCTTATATGTCCAGGCGATCATAGGAAGATTCCCGATCATGGCCAATGGTTTGCCAGGAAATCGGGAACTTCCGTATCTTGCGGGTATGACCCCTAGGATTTTCGGTTTTGTCATTAGTTGACGATAAATTCTGTGAAGTAAACTTCTTGGATCTTTCCGTCGGAGAGGATATGATTGATCTGAGCCTTAATTTCTTCTCTCAAATCCAATTGATCTTCTACATCGATTAGATCGTCCTTGGTCTTTCTTCCTATAATTAGGTTTACCAAGTCTCTCATCTGAGCGATCCTTTCCGCAAGTTCCGCAGTGATCTTAGCGTCGTCTCTTGCCACTCCGAAAGATAATTTCATCTTCACGAAGTGAGTCTCACCTTTATCCGCAGTATTAATCCTGAACTCTTCCTGGAATTGAAAGGTCATGAGTGGCGGAGGAGGTTTTACCAAAGCTACGTTTTTCATTTCGCGGAAAGTGCTAGTCGCCGCTTGTTTCGCAACAAACATGGAAACAAGTACAACTATGATAATTCCGAATACAGCACCGGCAATATAGATCAGCCATTTGATGAGCGGAGACGAGCCGGCGCCGGCATCCGCCGCGGGTAAACCGCCTTCTTCCTCGTCTATTTCGGGATCGCCCATGGGTATTCTCCTTTTACTCTTCTATAATCCACTTTCGGTGGAAGATTCGGATCCTGGAACTCGGCTCTTAGGTAAGCCGAAGTTGGATTCGTATTCGCTTCGTTTGGTGGATTTTTCCGTTAAAATTACGATATCAATTCTTCTATTGAATGCTTTTGCTTCCGGAGTTCCTAAGTTCTCCACAACCAAAGGTCTATAGGATCCAAAACTCACCGCTTGGAACCAACTAGGATCTAACTTTCCGACTCCAACGATATAATCCGTAGAGTTGATCGCTCTTGCTCCTGCTAGGTCCCAGTTATTCAAATAAGTTCTTTCTTCCCTGTTTGGATTGGCGCCGGGAAGTACTGCATCGGCATCGCAGTGACCTTCTACCCTTACGAATCTTTCCAATCCTTTTATAAGTCCGCTAGCCTTTTTTAATGTGCCCTTGATCGGTTCCTGTAAAATTGCGGAGCCAGGATTAAAATAATCGGCTCCCACTAAGCTGATTACAAGACCTCTTTCGTCTTCCGTTACTCGCACTTTTCCTGCTTCTATCTCAGGTTTGAATAATTCTGTAGCGGTTTTTTTGGATTTAGAAAGTGCCTTTCCTGTAGTCATAGAAGGAAGACTTTCTATATTCATTCCCATCTCTTCCAATTTTCCTTTGGAAAGAGTTTGGCCGCCGTCAAAAAATCCTGTAGTGGTTTTAAACGCGGATAGAATGATCTGCATTTCTATCGCATTCGTTTTACCTGTACGGTATAACATAATGAAGAAGCAAAGAAGAAGTGTAACCATGTCTCCATAAGTAAGCATGTACTCTGGAATATTCTGGATACACTCTGGACATTTCTGTTTTGCCATATTCTTCTACCGAAATAAATCTTAATCGTTTTCGTCTTTTAATACGCCGCGTTCGCCAGGTGGCAGATAACTTGCGAGCTTGTCCTTCACGATACGAGGGTTGTCTCCAGATTGAATGGAAAGTGTACCTTCGATCATGATCTGTCTTACCAATAGTTCGTCTTCGGATTTACGCATGAGTTTTTTCATGATCGGGATCGCAATCATGTTTGCTCCCATAGATCCGTACAATGTGGTAATCAACGCGGCCGCCATTCCTGTTCCGATCGCACTCGCGTCTCCGGATCCAAGGTTCTTTAACATCTGAACCAGTCCGATTAGAGTTCCGATCATTCCGAATGCAGGAGCAAGTGCTCCCCAGTTTTCCCACCAAGCTTTTCCGGCACCGTGTCTAGAAGCAATATTGCTCATTTCGGTTTCCATAATATTCCGAACAAGCTCCGGGTCGGTTCCGTCCACAACCAGGGTAATTCCCTTTCTTAAAAATTCTTCCGGAAGTTCGTTCACGTCGTCTTCTAACGCGAGTAGACCTTCTCTCCTTGCTTTCTCGGAGAAGGAAACTAATGTTTTAATAAGTCCGATGAGGTCACTTTTTTCTTCTCTAAAAGCCTTACGAGTTACCTTGCCTAATTCCAAGGTATTCTGCCAAGGGACCGCCATCACAGTACAAGCAGTAGCTCCTCCGAATGTGATCAATACGGAAGGTACGTCCACGATATCGATCGGATTCAGACCGGCGGAAAGGATCCCGAAAGCGAATACTACGACTGCAGAGCCGAAGCCTATGATTGTTGCTATATCCATTGTAGTTTAATCTGCCCTCTTAAATTGATCCGGCGCGGAACCCAAAGGAAACACCAGCACTCGTTTTTTGAACTCCAAAATTTTTTCGATCACTTCGGGTATACTTTCTTGGACCACATATTTTCTATCATTAGACAAAGTGATCGTAGTATCCGGATTGGCTTCGATACATTCTATATGAGAGGCGTTTAGAACGAATTCATTTCCTTTTAATCGATGCAAAGTAATCAAACGCCCCTCCTTTTTCCAGAGTTCTTGTTTATAGTCTCGACCGCCTTTTGGATTTGGATGATGAATTTTTCCTCTGTAAAACGGTTTACCGAGGCCTGAAAGTCCTTAGATTTCCATTCTTTTCGATCGGATTCCGCTAGGGCGGAGTTCAATGCCTCTACTGTTTGCTCTTTGAAGAAGAGCCCGGTCTTTCCAGAGACCACAGTTTCCAGGGCCCCACCCTTTCCATATGCCAGAACAGGTGTACAATACCCTTGGGCCTCGACAGGTGCGATCCCGAAATCTTCCATTCCGGGAAAAATGAATGTCTTTGCCTTGGCCATATACTCTTGCACTTCATTTCTTGGCCTATGAGGTAAGATCTCCACATTAGGCGGAAGATCTTTTACAAGTTTCTTATATTCTTGGCCGCTTCCTAAAATTTTAAGAGGCCTTCCATTCTTTCTATACGCTTCTATCGCCAAGTCGATCCGCTTATAAGGAGCGAATGCGGAAACGATCAGATCGAAGTTTTCCTTCTTCCCCGCTTGGACCTTGAACCCTTTAGGCAGACAAGGAGGATATACTACTTTGGAATCCCTTCTATAAAATTTTTGGATCCTTCTTGCAACAAACTCCGAGTTACATAAGAAAGAATCCACTCTGTTGGAAGAAACCGAATCCCAGTTACGAAGATAATTAGAAACAAGCTGGAATGCGAAAAACTTCAAACCGCTTCTCGCAGGAAAATAATCATAATACAGATCCCAAACATATCTCATAGGAGAATGTACATAACTGATATGGATCGCATCCGGATCAGGGATCACACCTTTTGCAACACAATGAGAAGAAGATACGATCAGATCATATCCTCTTAGATCCAAGGACTCGATCGCAGTCGGGAATATCGGAAGATACCAGCGGTATTTGGATTTGAAAGGAAGTTTATCTGTGAACGCAGTTATGATCTTTCTATTTTCTATTCTTTCGTTTAACTTTCCTTTTTCATAAAAAAGGGTAAATAGATCTGCATCCGGAAATACTTTTAGGATGGAATCGAGTACGATCTCTCCTCCCCTCATTCCATTCAGCCAATCATGAATCACTGCGACTTTCATAGATACTAGGATCGGCAGGGTAGCTTAGTTTGTCCCCGCCTTTTCGAGGTGCTCCGAGAGGAGTTATAGTTTGTTCAAATAGAAATCGCTGGAAATACCACCGATAATAGTGGTCCTACGATATAGATTGATGGAGAAAGGGATAGGAGCGCTTCTTTCTATCTTGCGATATCCTTCAACATATCTTCGAGCGTCGTCTCCCAAAATTCTCATATCGGTCAATGTCTCAGCCAAATTATCGTAAGCATCCGAATCATTAATAAATCTCGGAATTGAACCGTTACTACTCTTGAGTTTATAAGAGATCTCTTCCAAATTTCCGAACAATAAATTGATGTCTTCTTTATTCTCCCGGATCACACCCGTGGAGGCCGCAAAAAAGTCGTCATAGTATCTGGCAGAAGGAGCAAAGTCAGGACGAAAATCCTCTTCTTCTTTATAAGTAGGCTTGAAGAAGGTCTGCTTGGAATCTCCTTCCGCGTTTCCTGGATTGATGTCTATCGTACGTCCGGAAAGAACTGTAGCGGTCCTAAAACTGATATCATAGTTTGAATACAATGTAATAGGTTCCGCTAGTCGGATCGTGATCTCTACAGCCTTGGTCCTGTTCTTATCCAAAAATCTTTTGTCGGGAACTTCTTCAATTCCAACCACGTCCACATCTCGTACAATCCCTCTCTCCAATCCTAAAATACTAACTGGAGTTCCTGGGCGAATACCTTGGGACTTTGGATAATAAATTTTTAAAGTATAAGGATAATCTTCTTGGGAACCGGATCTTTCGATCACGGATTGGTATAAGAGTACAAAAAAAGCACAAAAGAAAACGAAACCTAGATGAATGGGAGAAGGGATCGGAAATTTCATACTTTCTTCTATTAGAAACTTCGGCTTTCCATTTGTATCAACTAAATCCTAAACAAATCAAAAATAGATGGGCGAAATTTTGGAGAATTTCCCGATAATTCTAAGGGAAAGGAAGAAAAAACCCTCTCCAAACAGCTATGAGACATAATATAATTGACTTTTTGAAAGAATCCGTTCAAAAAAGAACGAGTTGGTGGCTTCTGGCCTTCCTCTTTCTATTGGCGAGTACTCTAGGCTGGGGATTTAGGAGGGGAACCCTTCCCCAGGAGTTGAATAAACTCATACTGACAGGACACGAAACTCTTAGAACGGAAGAAATAGTTCAGATCATGGGTATCCAACCGGGAACCTCTTTCGAAAATTACGACCTCGGCCAAATGGAACACCGACTAACCTCACACCCCAGGATCAAATCCGCTCACTTGGAAAAAAAAACGGACGACCAATTGCTGGTGGAGATCACCGAAAGAAAACCGAACTATCTAGTGAACTCGGACGGCCATCTTTTCGAAATAGATTCCGAGCTTAAGATACTTTCCATGGACGATGTTCGAAGCCAAGGACTCACCGTTCTTTCCGGAACATTCCCAAGAGAAAAAGGAGAAGTAGTCGGCGCTGCATTCAAAGATCTTCATACTTCTGTAGAGAATGCATTTCGTTCTTATCCGGCATTGAAGACCCGAATCTCCGAAGTCTCCTTACATGA
The DNA window shown above is from Leptospira neocaledonica and carries:
- a CDS encoding MlaD family protein; this translates as MKFPIPSPIHLGFVFFCAFFVLLYQSVIERSGSQEDYPYTLKIYYPKSQGIRPGTPVSILGLERGIVRDVDVVGIEEVPDKRFLDKNRTKAVEITIRLAEPITLYSNYDISFRTATVLSGRTIDINPGNAEGDSKQTFFKPTYKEEEDFRPDFAPSARYYDDFFAASTGVIRENKEDINLLFGNLEEISYKLKSSNGSIPRFINDSDAYDNLAETLTDMRILGDDARRYVEGYRKIERSAPIPFSINLYRRTTIIGGISSDFYLNKL
- the motB gene encoding flagellar motor protein MotB, translated to MAKQKCPECIQNIPEYMLTYGDMVTLLLCFFIMLYRTGKTNAIEMQIILSAFKTTTGFFDGGQTLSKGKLEEMGMNIESLPSMTTGKALSKSKKTATELFKPEIEAGKVRVTEDERGLVISLVGADYFNPGSAILQEPIKGTLKKASGLIKGLERFVRVEGHCDADAVLPGANPNREERTYLNNWDLAGARAINSTDYIVGVGKLDPSWFQAVSFGSYRPLVVENLGTPEAKAFNRRIDIVILTEKSTKRSEYESNFGLPKSRVPGSESSTESGL
- a CDS encoding STAS domain-containing protein, with translation MSDEFKINVDLEPNVPVIHISGEITSEADDEILGKYQSIPEQRRTRVILNFHGTSYINSAGLATLISLITKASESSSKIEFAGLNDHFRKVMDIVGLTDFVLIHNTLQEALS
- a CDS encoding flagellar basal body-associated FliL family protein — protein: MGDPEIDEEEGGLPAADAGAGSSPLIKWLIYIAGAVFGIIIVVLVSMFVAKQAATSTFREMKNVALVKPPPPLMTFQFQEEFRINTADKGETHFVKMKLSFGVARDDAKITAELAERIAQMRDLVNLIIGRKTKDDLIDVEDQLDLREEIKAQINHILSDGKIQEVYFTEFIVN
- a CDS encoding c-type cytochrome translates to MKTRAILISLFVSILSLTFLLNCGDKEKPKEEAAPVASAATLSPEVEEGKKLFLENGCNACHGDSGAGDGAAAASLNPKPRNYKAPANEWKNGPTEAGVLKTLNNGIPSNPVMTSYKFLGDEKLKKIAKYVIYLNQN
- a CDS encoding motility protein A, with protein sequence MDIATIIGFGSAVVVFAFGILSAGLNPIDIVDVPSVLITFGGATACTVMAVPWQNTLELGKVTRKAFREEKSDLIGLIKTLVSFSEKARREGLLALEDDVNELPEEFLRKGITLVVDGTDPELVRNIMETEMSNIASRHGAGKAWWENWGALAPAFGMIGTLIGLVQMLKNLGSGDASAIGTGMAAALITTLYGSMGANMIAIPIMKKLMRKSEDELLVRQIMIEGTLSIQSGDNPRIVKDKLASYLPPGERGVLKDEND
- a CDS encoding flagellar FlbD family protein gives rise to the protein MITLHRLKGNEFVLNASHIECIEANPDTTITLSNDRKYVVQESIPEVIEKILEFKKRVLVFPLGSAPDQFKRAD
- a CDS encoding cell division protein FtsQ/DivIB; protein product: MRHNIIDFLKESVQKRTSWWLLAFLFLLASTLGWGFRRGTLPQELNKLILTGHETLRTEEIVQIMGIQPGTSFENYDLGQMEHRLTSHPRIKSAHLEKKTDDQLLVEITERKPNYLVNSDGHLFEIDSELKILSMDDVRSQGLTVLSGTFPREKGEVVGAAFKDLHTSVENAFRSYPALKTRISEVSLHEDGEVFVYADTPLSVRVQVGTLFQTEQVRKLYAVLAYLEKEKVRPKLVDIRGEDAVYH
- a CDS encoding glycosyltransferase, producing the protein MKVAVIHDWLNGMRGGEIVLDSILKVFPDADLFTLFYEKGKLNERIENRKIITAFTDKLPFKSKYRWYLPIFPTAIESLDLRGYDLIVSSSHCVAKGVIPDPDAIHISYVHSPMRYVWDLYYDYFPARSGLKFFAFQLVSNYLRNWDSVSSNRVDSFLCNSEFVARRIQKFYRRDSKVVYPPCLPKGFKVQAGKKENFDLIVSAFAPYKRIDLAIEAYRKNGRPLKILGSGQEYKKLVKDLPPNVEILPHRPRNEVQEYMAKAKTFIFPGMEDFGIAPVEAQGYCTPVLAYGKGGALETVVSGKTGLFFKEQTVEALNSALAESDRKEWKSKDFQASVNRFTEEKFIIQIQKAVETINKNSGKRRGV
- the kdsB gene encoding 3-deoxy-manno-octulosonate cytidylyltransferase, which produces MTKPKILGVIPARYGSSRFPGKPLAMIGNLPMIAWTYKNSLKSSLLHEVVVATDDERILKIVSDNGGKAVMTSPDHPSGTDRIREVALKYPDSGIIINIQGDEPGIESELIDGVAKLKLERPDWAMSTAAVRLEEKEISDPNRVKVVLDKNGKALYFSRSAIPSQFKKTVPAYRHLGIYGYDRDFLLGYPDLPPSVLEESESLEQLRAMEAGHSIGVFIASRAALSVDTPEDLELVVEDFKKKGLIP